The Pseudomonas chlororaphis subsp. piscium genome contains the following window.
GCCGGGCAAGGCTTCGATGCGCGCCAGCCAGGCGCGAACCTGTGGATAATCCGCCAGCGACACATTGCCCTCAGGGGCGTGGGCGATGTAGCTGTAGCCGGCGATATCGGCGATGGTCGGTTCGCTGCCCGCCAGGTAAGGGCTGGCCGTCAGTTCCTGCTCGACCACCTTGAGCAATGCATGGGAGCGGTCGATGGCCTCCTCGGCGTTGCGCTGCGCGCCGAATACGGTGATCAGCCGCGCCACCGCCGGGCCGAACGCAATCGGTCCCGCCGCCACCGACAACCAGCGCTGGACCCGTGCCGCGCCAACCGCATCGCTGGGCAGCCAACGGCCCTGGCCGTACTTCTGCGCCAGGTACACCAGGATCGCGTTGGAGTCGGCCAGCACCACGCCCTGGTCGTCGATCACCGGCACTTGGCCAAAAGAGTTCAGCGCCAGGAAGTCCGCCTGTTTGTGCTCGCCCTTCGCCAGATCGACGAAGATCAGCTCAAAAGGCAGCCCTAGCAACGACAACATCAGTTCGACGCGATGGGCATGACCGGAACGGGGGAAGTTGTAGAGCTTGATGGCGTGCATGGCAGACTCCGCTGGGCAGGGGTGCGGCTCACACGAGCAGCACTAACGGACGCCATCTTCCCTCTCGGCTTAAAACAACAGAATCACCAGAAAACACAATCCATCATTTCAGCCAGCGCAATGATCCGCGCTACGACTGCAACGCCGGATGTTCGCGCAGCGCCTGCACCGCGAAGTCGACGAAACTGCGCACCCGCGCCGGGGCCTTGCGCCCGCCCTGATACACCACATGGATCGGCAGCGGCGCCAGTTCGAACTCCGCCAAAACAATCTCCAGCTCGCCGGCCGCCACCTTGCCCGCGACCTGGTACGACAGCACCCGGGTCAGGCCCAGCCCCAGGCACGCGGCACTGATCGCCGCCTGGTTAGCGGTGACCACCAGCCGCGGTTCCGGGCGAACGCTCAAGGGGGTTCCGCCCTCGTCGAACAGCCAGCTTCTGGACTGGCCGATGGAAGACGGGGCAATCACCGGCGCCTGGCGCAATTCCTGCGGATGTCGCGGCCGCCCATGCCGGGCCAGGAAAGCCGGGGAAGCGCAGATGACCCGCCGCACCTCGCCGACACGCATCGCGTGCTGACCGCTGTCGGGCAACTCGCCGATGCGCACCGCGACGTCCATGCCCTCCTCGACCATGCTCACCACCCGGTCGACCAGCAGGGCATTGATGCTGACCTCGGGAAAGCGTTCCAGGTAATCCACCATCAGCGGGGTCACGAACAACTCGCCAAACAGCACCGGAGCAGTGATCGTCAATTGTCCGCGAGGGAGGGCATGGATGCCGGCGGCCGAGGCCTCGGCGTCCTGCAACTCGGCGAGGATGCGCCGGCTGTCTTCCAGGTAACGCTGGCCGGCTTCCGTCAGCAGCACATTGCGCGTGGTGCGGGTCAGCAACTGGGTGCCGATACGCTGCTCCAGCGCCGCCACCGCCCGGGTCACGCTGGGCGCGGACAGCCCCAGGCGCCGGGCCGCGGCAGCGAAGCCCTGCTCCTGGGCGACGCTGATGAACACCTGCATTTCCTGGAATCGGTCCATGGCGGTCCTCGCACTACGGCGCCCTGCCCCGGCACTGTCCCGCATGGACCGCCCGGGCTCAGGCAGGGACCTGGAGTCGCTGCCACAGGGCCTCATCGTTGAAGTCCCGGATGATACTCCGCGCACCCGCCTCGCGAAGCTGAGTTTCCTCGAGCCCCGACAGCATGCCGAAGGTGTGGATGCCCGCCGCTGCCGCGGAACGCACACCGGCCAGCGAGTCCTCGAAGGCCAGCGCCTGGTCGGCGCTCACCTCCAGCAGTTGCAGGGCCGTCAGGTAAGGCAGCGGGTCGGGCTTGCCGCGCGCCAGCTCACCGCCGATCACCAGCGCATCGAAGCGCTCGGCAATCCCCAGGCCCTGGAGCATGGCTTCGGCGTTTTCCCGGGGCGCGTTGGTCACCACCGCCATGGGGATGCCGGCCGCCTGGGCATAATCCAGGGTGCGCAGCACGCCGGGCACCGGAGTGGTCTCGCGCAGCTGGGCGCGGAACATGGCCTCCTTCTGCGCCGCCAGCTCCGGGTACTGCGCCGCCGGCGCATGGGGAAACAGGCCGGAGAAAATCATGTCGTCGGGAAAGCCCATCACATGGGCCTTGTAGTAATCCAGGCTCATGGACTTGCCCCAGCGCGCCAGCAACTGATTGTAGGCGTTGAGGTGCAGGTCATCGGTGTCGATAAGGGTGCCGTCGAGATCGAACAACAGGGCAGAAAGCTTCAAGGGCGTGCTCCAGGAAAATGCAGACCGCGCGCGATCGGCAGCATGAGAAAGGGATAAACAATCAACAGGCTGAATGCCGCTTCGACCCCGATCCGCGAGGACAGCAGGCCCAGCAGGAAAGGCGCCAGCAACAGCGCCACGCCCACCGCCTGCGAAGCCTGGGCGCTGATGGCCGAGCTGGCCTGGGGCGCGACGCGCATCGCCGAACCGAGGATCAGCGGGAAGAAATTGCCCAGGCAGGTGCCCAGGACAAAGATGAACAAGGCTGTCAGCAGCTGGACCTGGCTGAAGTACAGCACCACCAGGGTGGCGATGGCCCCGAGCATCACGCCGACCAGCAGCGGCAACGGGCTGATGCGGATCAACGCATAACGGCTGGCCAGGCGCCCGCACACCGTGCCGGCAAAATACAGGCTCATCAGCGTGGCCGCGGCCGAGGCGCTGACCTGGACGTGCACGGCCAGGTATTCCGCGCCCCAGAAGCCGACGCCCCATTCCGCGGAAATCCCCAGCAGCACCAAGGCCCACAAGCTCAGTTGCACCCGCCGGGTCATGAGGGTCTGCCCGCTCTCGCTGGCTTGATGGGCGGCGGCGAGTATCACCGGGGCGTTCCAGGCACTCAGCGAGAGCAAGCTCACCAGCAGCGCGACGGCGGCGATGCTGCCCGGCACCAGGCGCCAGGACAGCCCCAGGCCGGTCATGCTCCCTACCAGCAAGGCGCCGCCGAGCACGCACAGCCCGGCGACTATGTGCGCCTCCACCAGCCTCGGCGCGGCCTGCTCGCGATAACGCTCGCCCAGGGCCGCCTGCCCCACCGCCAGCACAAATCCGCCCGACAGGCCCATCGCCCCGGCGGCGAACAAGGTCAGCGACCAGTGTCCGGCAAGGGCGAACAGGCTGCTGGCGATAACCACCGAGAGGCAGGCGATGGTACTCATGCTCGTCGACCGCACCCGTCGTTCCAGCCAGCGATAGGGCCAGCCGACCAGCGCCAGGCCGGCGGCATAGGCGGCGAAATGCAGGCCGGCCCAACCGAGGTCGAGCGCCAGGGTTTCGCGCAGGAACGGCATGATCGGCCCGAGCAACCCTTGCTGGGCGCCGAACAACCCGAACAGCAGGTAAAGGAACCATGGGCGCGCTTCATGGACCTGCTCCTGGCGGCTGAGCGCCTGACTGGAATCCCGCGCGGCTTCAGCCATGAGCCGTCTCCCGGCTGAACAGCGCCTGCCATTGCCGGCAACGGGCGGCCTTGTCCCGACTGGCCTGCAAGGCCGGCAGCGGTTGCAGCGTTCCGGTCGGATGGGCCTGGCCCGGCACCACCTTGCCATAACGCTGGCTGATCGCCGCCGCGGCAGGCGTGAGCATCCACTGCAACGCCTGCTGCGCATAGGCGGCGTTGGGCGAACCGGCCCGGCAGGCGAACACCTCGTCCTCATAACAGCGCGCATCTTCGGGCACGCACCAGCGCAGCTGCGGGTGCTGTTCGGCGGCGCGGGTGGCCGCGGTCGACACCGTCACCCCCAGCCAGGCCTGCCCCTGCACGACCGCCTCGATCGGCGCCGTGGAGGAACCGCTGATCGAAGGGGCTTGCCTGGCCACCCGGGCCAACAGCGCCCAGGCCTGCTCGCCGTAATGTTCGAGCAGTGCGCCAAGGTGCAGGTAGCCGGCGCCGGAGCGCCCGGGGTCGGGCAAGGCCAGCCGCCCGGACCACTCGGGGCCTGTCAGGTCCTGCCAACGGGTCGGCACCGCCAGGCCTTCGCGGGCGAGGACTTTGGGGTCATAACAGAAGGCCGGGACGAAACCCGACGCCGCGAACCAGCGGCGATCCGTGGCCACCGCGGCGTCCGGCAGGCCGGCGAATTCGATGTCCGTCAGCGGCATCAATTGCCAGGCCAGGCCGGGGTCGAGCAAGGCGGTTGCCGCCGTCCCCAGCAACAGGTCCCAGGCCCCGGCGCTGCCGCTGTGCAGGCGTTCGATCAGCTCCGAGGTGGAGCAACGGGTCAGGCGCACCGGCATGCCGATGTGCTGGCTGATACCGGCGATGAACTCGGCCAGCTCGGCATGCTCCATCGAACTGATGGCGTTGAGCTCAGTCATCGGCAGCCTCCAGCAAGCGGTGCAGCTTGGCGTACTGCAGCAGCATGATGGTCTTGCCGTCGCAGATCTCGCCGCTGTCGATCATTGCCAGGGCCCGGTCGATCGGCAGCTCCAGCACTTCGATCTCTTCGCCCTCGTGTTCCAGGCCGCCACCCTCGCCCTGCTTGTCTTCATCGAAATATTCGCCGACGAAAAAGTGCAGGCGCTCGGTGACCGAACCCGGGCTCATGAAGGCTTCGAACACCTTGCGCACCTCACGGATGCGATAGCCGGTTTCCTCCTCTGTCTCCTTGTGGATGCAGGTACGGGCATCGTCCTTGTCCAGCAGCCCGGCACAGGTTTCGATCAGCATGCCGTCGTGTTCGTTGACGAAGGCCGGGAAGCGAAACTGCCGGGTCAGCACCACCGTCTGCTTGGCCCTGCTGTACAGCAGGATGGTGGCGCCATTGCCACGGTCGTAGGTTTCCCGGTTCAGGGTGCGCCAGACGCCATCGCGGCCCTGGAAGTCGTAGGTGGTCTTGCGCAGCACGTACCAGTTGTCCGAGAGCACTTCGACCTGATGGATCCGCACACGGTCCTTGGTGAGGATGGCCTGGTTCATCGACTCATTCCTTGTTCGCTGACAGATGAGTGGCATTGGGCGCAACGCTCAACAGGCGCTCGACCATGCGTGGGTCCCGGTGCTCGGGAGCGGTCATCACCGCGGTGTCCAGGGCGCGGTCGCAACCGCAGGGGCAGGCGCCGGCATGCCGGCCCAGGCGCGTCACGGCTTCGGTCACCAGGCGCCGGGTCAGGTTGAAGGTGTCCGCCATGCGTTGCGCCACCAGCGTGGCGTTCACCGGCTCGTGGGATTCGTGCCAGCAGTCGAAATCGGTCGGAATGGCGATCATCGCGTAGCACAGCTCGGCCTCGCGGGCCAGCTTGGCTTCGGGCATCGCGGTCATGCCGATCACCGTGCCGCCCCACTGGCGGTACAGGTGGGACTCGGCGCGGGTCGAGAACTGCGGGCCTTCCATGACCACGTAGGTGCCGCCGTTGCGCGCCTGGATATCGGTGGCCTCGGCACTCTCGGCGAGCACGCCACGCATGCGCGCGCAAACCGGCTCGCCGAAAGGCACATGGCCGACCAGCCCGGGGCCGAAAAAGGTTTTTTCACGCTGGATGGTGCGGTCGATGTACTGGTCGATCAGCACAAAGCTGCCTGGAGGCGCGTCGTGGGTCAGGCTGCCCACCGCGCTGACCGACAGCAGTTGCGTGCAACCGACACTGCGCAGCGCGGCGATGTTGGCGCGGGCATTGATCGAGGCCGGCGGAATCACGTGCCCCACGCCATGCCGTTGGACAAAGGCCACGGGCACGCCATTGAGCGTGCCCAGGGTGAGCGGCGAGGACGGCGTGCCGAAGGCGGTCGTGCACTCCACCTGTTGAATGTCCTGCAGGCCTGGCAGCTGTTGCAGGCCGCTGCCGCCGATGATGCCGATACGTTGAACGTGCTGGGTTGGAGTGGAATGGGTCACAGGCTACCTCTCGACTTCAGGGGGGACGGTTCGTGTTCGGTGCACACCAGGCGTTCATAGAGTTCGGACAGGGCCGTGGGCGCATTGCCGCGGGGCAACAGCAACCCTTCGCTGGCGTTGGTGCTGTAGCGCGGTTCGTGGATTTTCAGGTGCCGGTCGATCGCCGGCAGGTAGTTCCAGCGCACGCCGGGGTACAGGGAATGTGCCAGGTGATAGGCGTCGGACGTCGGGGCGATGAACACCCGTACCAGCCAGCCGGAAATCCCGAAGTAATCGGTGGGCCGGCCCGCCAGGTATTCCAGCTCGCGGCGATTGCGCGCGGTGCCTTCGATGAACCAGCGGTGCTCGGTCAGCAGCGAGATCCAGGCAAACACCGGATAGGACGTCAGCAGCGGCAGCAACCAGCCGAACAACACGCCTTTCCAGCCGCCGAAGGCGTACAGCAACGCCGCCACCGCCGCCACACTCAGGCACCGCACCAGGGTGGTCAGGCGGGAGTGGTTGAGCAGGCTGCTGCGCACCAGGGTGGTGAGATTCACCCAGGCCCCGCGAGGGGTCAGCGGGTACAGCAACAGGCCATAGAAACCGCTGGGCGACAGGCCGGCAACGTAGCCGCCGGCATGTACCCGGGCGCGGTTGGGGTCGAGTTGCGGATGGTTGGGGTGGCGATGGTGCTCCAGGGTATGGGTCTGGTGCCGGCTGCGCATGTCGCGCTTGAACATCGGGAACTGGTAGAACAGGTTACTCAGCCACCACTGCCAGCCATGGTGGCGACACAGGGCGAAGTGCACCGCGTTGTGCCCGAATTCCTGCAACGCGCGCATGCGCCCGCCGCTCCACAGCAGCACGGCCAGCCAGGCCAGCGGCGACGAGTAGATCGATGCCGCCTGCACCGCGGCGACTATATCCAGCCACGTCCAGACAAAGGGCAGCGGCGCGAACCAGGTATCCAGCGGGCGGTAGTACTGCTCCCGCCGCCCCTCCAGGCGCGGTATCAGCTTGAGCAGGCGCAGCACCCGCTGCGCATCCCGGTAATAGAACGCCACCAGCGCGCGCAACAGCAGCGAAACAGCGATCAGGCCAAGCAGGACAATGTGCGCAGTGTCCATGATCAGGCCCCCTCGCGAACGACGGCGCGCCGCTCGGTGCTGGCGTAATGGCCCAGCAATTCGCCCAAGCCGCGGAAGACCGGGGCGTCGGCCTGCCGCAGGCGGTCGATGTCCTGATGGCCGGTGCTGACCAGCAGCGGCTTCCAGCCGACGGCCCGCGCCACATCGTAGTCGTGCAGGGTGTCGCCGATGAACAGGGTGCGCCCGGCCGGTGTGCCGAGCTTCTCCTGGAGCATCAGGGCCTCGGCGGTCTTGCTGGTGGCCTGGTTGTGGCTCAGCCCCACGACATGCTCGAAATGCCCGCGCAGGCCCTTGGCCTCCAGGGTCTGGAGCAGCACGTCGCAATGCGAGGCGGACACAATGGAGACGCCGATGCCGGCATTGCGCGCCGCCTCCAGCACCTCGAACACCCCATCGTGCAGCGGACACTGCGCGACATTCGTATCGAAGTGCTCCAGGTAATGTTCGACGATTTGCGCGAAGGGCGTGCGCTGCAGATCGAACCCCAGGGAGGCGTAGAAATCGGCAATCGGAAAGTCGAACAGCGCACGGTAGCGAACGGCATCGATGGGCGGCACCGCGTAACGCTCGCCACAGCGATTGACCGCGCTGACCGCCAGGGCGATATCGTCGATCAGGGTGCCGTTCCAGTCGAATACCAGGTGTTCGATCCCCGAGAAGTGCAGTCGATCATCGATCATGGTCGGGTTTTCTCCGCAAGAAGGGCGTTGAGGGCGATACGCGAGGCGATCGCCGGTGTGTATAGCTTGCTGGGCTCCATCACCAGGTTGGTCACGCCAATCTGGGTTTCCAGGGCCCGCCGATTGTTCGCCGAGACCTGGCCCAGGCCGGCGCCGTACCAATGATGGAAACGGGTGCGCCAACTGCGCTGGCCAACGGTTTCGGGAAAGCGGAAGTCTTCGGTGGTGGCCATGCTCCAGGCGCCATCGACCACCCCGCACAGGCGGCCCTGCAACTGGCGAAAGCCCTGGCCGCCCTGCAGTACTTCGTCGATGTGGCGGTCGATGCAATCGGCCTCCAGCGCGCCGATGGTCATGCCCTGGCTGTACAGCGGGTTCATGCTGCTCAGGGCGTCGCCGACCACCAGCAGCCCGGCGGGCCAGTGCTCGACCCGGTCGAAGTGGGTGCGGCGGCTGCCGGGCATCTTGAAGGTGTGGACCGGCGACAGCGGCTCGGCGTCGCGGATCACCTCATGGATGTCCGGCACCGGAAGCGCCGCCAGCGCCTGCAGGAACTCCTGCGGATCGTTACCGGGAAAATGGCCGAACCAGCCGCCAGTGGTGACCATCCAGCGGTCGCCTTCGATCGGGCTGATCACCCCCATGGAACGCTGCAACGGCGCCTTGGGCAGCACCAGCAGGACCTGCCACTGTTCGGCATAGGCCGGAAGGCGCCGGTAGATGCGCGACGCATAACCCAGCTCGGTCTTGACCACGCTGGTCTCGACCTCGCCGAAGCCGGCCTCTTTCAGCCACGTCGGCAAGCGCGTGCCACGCCCGCTGGCGTCGACCAGCAGGTCGCAGCGCAGCGTCCGCTCGCCGTGCCCATCGTCGACGGTCACCGCCTCGACCCGCCGGGAAGGATCGGCCCCGGTGAACTCGATCTGCGTGACCCGGGTGCTGGACAGCACCTCGACGTTCAGCACGCCGAGCAAAGCCCGGCGCAGCTGGTTGTCGATCAGCCGCCGGCTGCAGTAATGGGCGTAGATGCCACTGCGGTAGCGGTTTTTCCAACGCCCGCCCTGGTACCACTTCACGTCATGACCCAGGTCGGCCACTTGCGCGC
Protein-coding sequences here:
- a CDS encoding LysR family transcriptional regulator, with amino-acid sequence MDRFQEMQVFISVAQEQGFAAAARRLGLSAPSVTRAVAALEQRIGTQLLTRTTRNVLLTEAGQRYLEDSRRILAELQDAEASAAGIHALPRGQLTITAPVLFGELFVTPLMVDYLERFPEVSINALLVDRVVSMVEEGMDVAVRIGELPDSGQHAMRVGEVRRVICASPAFLARHGRPRHPQELRQAPVIAPSSIGQSRSWLFDEGGTPLSVRPEPRLVVTANQAAISAACLGLGLTRVLSYQVAGKVAAGELEIVLAEFELAPLPIHVVYQGGRKAPARVRSFVDFAVQALREHPALQS
- a CDS encoding fatty acid desaturase family protein, with the translated sequence MDTAHIVLLGLIAVSLLLRALVAFYYRDAQRVLRLLKLIPRLEGRREQYYRPLDTWFAPLPFVWTWLDIVAAVQAASIYSSPLAWLAVLLWSGGRMRALQEFGHNAVHFALCRHHGWQWWLSNLFYQFPMFKRDMRSRHQTHTLEHHRHPNHPQLDPNRARVHAGGYVAGLSPSGFYGLLLYPLTPRGAWVNLTTLVRSSLLNHSRLTTLVRCLSVAAVAALLYAFGGWKGVLFGWLLPLLTSYPVFAWISLLTEHRWFIEGTARNRRELEYLAGRPTDYFGISGWLVRVFIAPTSDAYHLAHSLYPGVRWNYLPAIDRHLKIHEPRYSTNASEGLLLPRGNAPTALSELYERLVCTEHEPSPLKSRGSL
- a CDS encoding NAD(P)/FAD-dependent oxidoreductase, which codes for MTTPQPDTAVGGRHAVVIGGSVTGCLTAAVLARRFQRVTVIEKSDFFDETGPRQSLPQEHHVHLLLLRGKQIIEGIFPGTLSALEQGGAQVADLGHDVKWYQGGRWKNRYRSGIYAHYCSRRLIDNQLRRALLGVLNVEVLSSTRVTQIEFTGADPSRRVEAVTVDDGHGERTLRCDLLVDASGRGTRLPTWLKEAGFGEVETSVVKTELGYASRIYRRLPAYAEQWQVLLVLPKAPLQRSMGVISPIEGDRWMVTTGGWFGHFPGNDPQEFLQALAALPVPDIHEVIRDAEPLSPVHTFKMPGSRRTHFDRVEHWPAGLLVVGDALSSMNPLYSQGMTIGALEADCIDRHIDEVLQGGQGFRQLQGRLCGVVDGAWSMATTEDFRFPETVGQRSWRTRFHHWYGAGLGQVSANNRRALETQIGVTNLVMEPSKLYTPAIASRIALNALLAEKTRP
- a CDS encoding glutathione S-transferase family protein produces the protein MHAIKLYNFPRSGHAHRVELMLSLLGLPFELIFVDLAKGEHKQADFLALNSFGQVPVIDDQGVVLADSNAILVYLAQKYGQGRWLPSDAVGAARVQRWLSVAAGPIAFGPAVARLITVFGAQRNAEEAIDRSHALLKVVEQELTASPYLAGSEPTIADIAGYSYIAHAPEGNVSLADYPQVRAWLARIEALPGFVGMPRTAVGLQSA
- a CDS encoding MFS transporter is translated as MAEAARDSSQALSRQEQVHEARPWFLYLLFGLFGAQQGLLGPIMPFLRETLALDLGWAGLHFAAYAAGLALVGWPYRWLERRVRSTSMSTIACLSVVIASSLFALAGHWSLTLFAAGAMGLSGGFVLAVGQAALGERYREQAAPRLVEAHIVAGLCVLGGALLVGSMTGLGLSWRLVPGSIAAVALLVSLLSLSAWNAPVILAAAHQASESGQTLMTRRVQLSLWALVLLGISAEWGVGFWGAEYLAVHVQVSASAAATLMSLYFAGTVCGRLASRYALIRISPLPLLVGVMLGAIATLVVLYFSQVQLLTALFIFVLGTCLGNFFPLILGSAMRVAPQASSAISAQASQAVGVALLLAPFLLGLLSSRIGVEAAFSLLIVYPFLMLPIARGLHFPGARP
- a CDS encoding HAD family hydrolase, with the translated sequence MIDDRLHFSGIEHLVFDWNGTLIDDIALAVSAVNRCGERYAVPPIDAVRYRALFDFPIADFYASLGFDLQRTPFAQIVEHYLEHFDTNVAQCPLHDGVFEVLEAARNAGIGVSIVSASHCDVLLQTLEAKGLRGHFEHVVGLSHNQATSKTAEALMLQEKLGTPAGRTLFIGDTLHDYDVARAVGWKPLLVSTGHQDIDRLRQADAPVFRGLGELLGHYASTERRAVVREGA
- the mtnP gene encoding S-methyl-5'-thioadenosine phosphorylase yields the protein MTHSTPTQHVQRIGIIGGSGLQQLPGLQDIQQVECTTAFGTPSSPLTLGTLNGVPVAFVQRHGVGHVIPPASINARANIAALRSVGCTQLLSVSAVGSLTHDAPPGSFVLIDQYIDRTIQREKTFFGPGLVGHVPFGEPVCARMRGVLAESAEATDIQARNGGTYVVMEGPQFSTRAESHLYRQWGGTVIGMTAMPEAKLAREAELCYAMIAIPTDFDCWHESHEPVNATLVAQRMADTFNLTRRLVTEAVTRLGRHAGACPCGCDRALDTAVMTAPEHRDPRMVERLLSVAPNATHLSANKE
- the nudK gene encoding GDP-mannose pyrophosphatase NudK, which codes for MNQAILTKDRVRIHQVEVLSDNWYVLRKTTYDFQGRDGVWRTLNRETYDRGNGATILLYSRAKQTVVLTRQFRFPAFVNEHDGMLIETCAGLLDKDDARTCIHKETEEETGYRIREVRKVFEAFMSPGSVTERLHFFVGEYFDEDKQGEGGGLEHEGEEIEVLELPIDRALAMIDSGEICDGKTIMLLQYAKLHRLLEAADD
- a CDS encoding HAD family hydrolase, which translates into the protein MKLSALLFDLDGTLIDTDDLHLNAYNQLLARWGKSMSLDYYKAHVMGFPDDMIFSGLFPHAPAAQYPELAAQKEAMFRAQLRETTPVPGVLRTLDYAQAAGIPMAVVTNAPRENAEAMLQGLGIAERFDALVIGGELARGKPDPLPYLTALQLLEVSADQALAFEDSLAGVRSAAAAGIHTFGMLSGLEETQLREAGARSIIRDFNDEALWQRLQVPA
- a CDS encoding ABC transporter substrate-binding protein gives rise to the protein MTELNAISSMEHAELAEFIAGISQHIGMPVRLTRCSTSELIERLHSGSAGAWDLLLGTAATALLDPGLAWQLMPLTDIEFAGLPDAAVATDRRWFAASGFVPAFCYDPKVLAREGLAVPTRWQDLTGPEWSGRLALPDPGRSGAGYLHLGALLEHYGEQAWALLARVARQAPSISGSSTAPIEAVVQGQAWLGVTVSTAATRAAEQHPQLRWCVPEDARCYEDEVFACRAGSPNAAYAQQALQWMLTPAAAAISQRYGKVVPGQAHPTGTLQPLPALQASRDKAARCRQWQALFSRETAHG